The following nucleotide sequence is from Candidatus Cloacimonadaceae bacterium.
CCGATCGGAACGGGAGGGATGATTCCCTCAAAATTCTTGGTCGCAAAGGCAAAGACGCGGTTGGCAAGATTGCCTAACACATTGTTCAATTCAATGTTGATCTTTAGCTGGAAGTCCTTGAACGAGAAATCGCTGTCTCCCTTTTCGGGAGCGTTTGCGGCAAGATAATAACGCAGATATTCTCCACTGAAAGATTGCACAAATTCATCCACCCAGATCGCCCAATTGCGGCTAGTGGAGATTTTTTGCCCTTCCAGATTCATAAACTCGTTTGCAGGAATATCATGCGGCAGACAATAGCTCTTGTCCTGTCCCATCAACATCGCTGGCCAGATCAGCCCATGAAAGATGATGTTATCTTTGCCGATGAAGTGAATAAGCTGCGTTTCCGGATCCAGCCAATAGTCTTTCCAGCGTTCAGGATCACCGATGCGCTCCGCCCATTCCACCGTTGAGGAGATATAACCAATGGGAGCGTCGAACCACACATACAGCACTTTTCCTTCTGCTTCCTCCAAAGGAACCGGAACTCCCCAGCTCAGATCGCGGGTGATGGAACGTTCGATCAATCCCTGCTCCAGCAGACCGAGCATGAAGTTCAGCACGTTTTCTTTCCAATAACTTTTACTTTTCAACCATTCACGCAGCAGATCTCGAAAGTCGTCCAATTGAATGAACCAATGTTTTGTTTCACGGATTTCCGGTCTGTTGCTACAGATCTTACACGCGGGATCGACAAGCGTAGTGGTATCATAGATCTGGCCGCAGGCGTCGCATTGGTCTCCGCGCGCGCCGCTTGCATTGCAGCGTGGACAGGTTCCTTCCACATATCGATCCGGCAGAAAGCGTTTGTCGTGCTCGCAGAAGAATTGCTTGGTGACCTTGGGTTTGATATGCGCTTTTTTACAGAGATTGAGGAAAAACTCCTGCGAGAGCTTGTAATGCTGCTCTCGAGCGGTACCCGAGAAATTATCGAATTCAATACCGATGGAGTCAAACGCGGCTTTAATGGAATCATGATAGCGTTTTACTACGGCGGCGGGTGAGACGCCTTCCTTATCGGCGCTGATCGAG
It contains:
- the metG gene encoding methionine--tRNA ligase, with protein sequence MRYLVTSALPYANGKLHVGHVAGAYLPADVFVRYLRLKQEDVIYICGTDEHGTPISISADKEGVSPAAVVKRYHDSIKAAFDSIGIEFDNFSGTAREQHYKLSQEFFLNLCKKAHIKPKVTKQFFCEHDKRFLPDRYVEGTCPRCNASGARGDQCDACGQIYDTTTLVDPACKICSNRPEIRETKHWFIQLDDFRDLLREWLKSKSYWKENVLNFMLGLLEQGLIERSITRDLSWGVPVPLEEAEGKVLYVWFDAPIGYISSTVEWAERIGDPERWKDYWLDPETQLIHFIGKDNIIFHGLIWPAMLMGQDKSYCLPHDIPANEFMNLEGQKISTSRNWAIWVDEFVQSFSGEYLRYYLAANAPEKGDSDFSFKDFQLKINIELNNVLGNLANRVFAFATKNFEGIIPPVPIGEAGAAVLVEARELMTQIDAGYRDYQVKRNTRQIMDIARLGNRYFDERKPWAQIKTDRKDVGETLWVCAQLLHMISIALTPILPDSMKRLRAMMGLDPAALWTEEKMESIEPIVLSDSKALFTKIDDEAIEAQIAKLQQNATLETKMDYEPIKELISYDDFDKMDIRVAQVLEARNIPKTNKLLLLKVDIGCEQRELVAGIAEHYKPLDLIGKQVIMLVNLEPRKIRGIESSGMILAVHSEGKLQIIAPIGECIPGSIAK